The Coffea arabica cultivar ET-39 chromosome 2c, Coffea Arabica ET-39 HiFi, whole genome shotgun sequence genome includes the window TTCtttgttctttattttttgtaattCGGTTATTGATTGATGTATCTTTTCCAAATTCGAACAGAAAAAATTCGAGGAAGATGATGCACCGCCCCAGTATCAGAGCGTGGCCCTAATAGTTGGGGTCACCGGCATCGTGGGCAATAGCCTCGCCGAGATCCTCCCCCTCGCCGACACCCCTGGAGGCCCCTGGAAGGTCTACGGCTTGGCTCGCCGCCCCAGACCCTCCTGGAACGCTGATCATCCCATTCACTACATCCAATGCGACATCTCTGACCCCCAGGACACCCAATCCAAGCTCTCCCACCTCGACGATATCACTCACCTCTTCTACGTCACCTGGGCCAACCGATCCACCGAACTCGACAACTGCCAGGTCAATGGCAACATGTTCAGGAATTTACTCAGCGCTGTTATCCCCAGTTCCCCAAATTTGCGGCATATTTGCTTGCAGACTGGGAGGAAACATTATCTTGGTCCGTTTGAGTTGTTTGGAAAAGTAGGCCATGATCCTCCTTTCCACGAGGACTTGCCCCGCCTCGACGTCCAGAATTTTTACTACACTCTCGAGGATATATTGTTTGAGGAGGTGCAGAAGAAGGAGGGATTAACATGGTCCGTTCACCGACCTGGaaatattttcggattctcaccTTATAGTTTGATGAACATTGTTGGAACCCTTTGTGTTTATGCAGCTATATGCAAGCACGAAGGCGCGCCGCTCAAGTTCCCAGGGTGCAGAGAAGCCTGGGACGGGTACTCTGATTGCTCGGATGCAGATTTGATTGCTGAGCATCATATATGGGCTGCGGTTGATCCCTACGCAAAGAATGAGGCGTTTAACGTGAGCAATGGGGATGTGTTTAAGTGGAAGCACTTCTGGAAGGTGTTGGCTGAGCAGTTTGGAGCGGAATGTGGGGAATATGAGGGGGGACCGTTGAGCTTGAAGGAGATGATGAAGGATAAAGGACCTGTCTGGGACGAGATTGTTAGGGAAAAAGGGTTGGTGCCCACTAAATTGGAGGAGGTTGGGGTTTGGTGGTTTGCCGATGTTGTTCTGCAATATCCATGTTTGTTGGATACCATGAACAAGAGCAAGGAGCATGGGTTTTTGGGATTCA containing:
- the LOC113726505 gene encoding 3-oxo-Delta(4,5)-steroid 5-beta-reductase-like, with product MSWWWAGAIGAAKKKFEEDDAPPQYQSVALIVGVTGIVGNSLAEILPLADTPGGPWKVYGLARRPRPSWNADHPIHYIQCDISDPQDTQSKLSHLDDITHLFYVTWANRSTELDNCQVNGNMFRNLLSAVIPSSPNLRHICLQTGRKHYLGPFELFGKVGHDPPFHEDLPRLDVQNFYYTLEDILFEEVQKKEGLTWSVHRPGNIFGFSPYSLMNIVGTLCVYAAICKHEGAPLKFPGCREAWDGYSDCSDADLIAEHHIWAAVDPYAKNEAFNVSNGDVFKWKHFWKVLAEQFGAECGEYEGGPLSLKEMMKDKGPVWDEIVREKGLVPTKLEEVGVWWFADVVLQYPCLLDTMNKSKEHGFLGFRNSKNAFISWIDKVKAYKIVP